A window of Oryza glaberrima chromosome 2, OglaRS2, whole genome shotgun sequence genomic DNA:
TTTATTGATGGCCCCCGCAGCAGAACCGTACCAATGGCAATATccgcttccccttccccttccccatccccttccccttctctaCCTCCTCCCTACCCCTCACCGCCTCCGGCGAACACCGCGCCACGGTGCCAGTGGCCTGCATGGAGGGTAAGTGCGCGTAGGGTGGGGGGGGGGCGTCAGGAGTCACGGGAGCATGCGCATGTGGGACGCGCATGCTGCTGCCTCCACTCATGAGTTTAGGGTCGAGTCGGGAGAGAGAGCACGCGCACAAGGGGAGGAGAAGgtagggagaggataaggacgGAGAGACTCGGTCTATTGGCTCAGCTTAACGGTCTAGGATGCCTGTTTATTTAAAACAAACTAGTACAGATAACGTGataatattataggtgccaaattttattaataaaCGGTACCTATATCGTCACATAGGTATTAGATCTTCTAAACGGCCCATGGGCATGTGCTCGAGCCAAGAAAAACATTATAGGTGTTAGTTATAGACTTTCTGACACCTATAATACTATCTTCGTTTTCGTTTATGTTGTAGTGATATGACCAAGTTATGGGTTGCAGAGAGCTTTACATGGTGGGCAAGTCGCTCATCACTGAGGCATAGAAAAGCTCTAGGTCGCCTCTTATGCTTTGCATAACAAATGTTTTATTCTCTTGGTTCAAACCAAAATGTTGgctccgttttaaaataatttttaaaataattgctggtggatgatgatgtggcatacttgcatgttgagttttagaagTTAGTAGGTATcgactttatagtaagataggatatcaTAAAGAACACACCGATACAAACTTTATTTTCTAACGTTGCAGATCTTATTTCGTCATACGTATTTGCAAAGCTATTGACGGTAATTAGGTACCAAATCTAACCATCAATCCCTACATAAAAGCAAATGAAAGAAAACATCAAACTTGGTGTTAgtgattattactaatcattttcATAAGAGTTGGTGAATATTTTTATGCAAGTGAATTATGGAAACACTGCTACTCCCGTCCCGAGCTGAAGGCTGAAGCACTGCCGTGCTGCCCCTTCCTCGAGCTCGAGCACCAGCAACTTCAGCGCTACCATCATGTGCTTGAACTCGAGCTTGAGAACTAGTATCGTAGCTGACCTTGTGCTGATCTACTACTCCTCACATCCCCTCCCTCCTGATGATCGGTTATAGCATACCAAGAACAGAGTGCGGTAGAGCATAATAGCAACAAAGAGAGGGAGCACGTGACATCGGTTATGGGCTGcctaaattggaaaaaaaattgggggtAAAATATTTCTTGGCCTCAGTCCTTAAACGGCAGTGCTAATGTTATTTTCGTCTAATCGTGTTCATGGCTTCACTTGGTAAAATAGTATAGCCATGCATGGAACTAAAGAGCTAGTACCCGCAATGGAGCAAGTGATGCATGCGGCGCAAGATTCCTAGCATGGAGGCATGGAGATATCTTATATGCTAATCTATGAAGGTAGAAACATGTACATCTTCCGAACTTTGTTCGATCATGTGCTTTTTTTATCAGATTTTTTTAAGATGGTTTATCTCGTcaagagaatccattatatgctaCTAACTTTGTCACATGTCTACAAtttaccactgactttgtcacgttctacaatatgtcatcgacttttgcttaacttctacaatttaccatcgccgtctagttagcctccgttagcactgtacaattttgtccaaatgaccaaaatacccctaagacaaaaacttctaaaatttagataaaattatcaaaatatcatattatgaACACAAGATTGCaaaacatccaaaatttggtaaaaaaaaacttaaaatctaacatttcagaatttttatccAGATTTTGAAGGTTTTTatcctaggggtattttggtcattttgacaAATTTGTGCAGTACTAACGGAGACTAACTGGACagcgatggtaaatcgtagaaatTAAGCAAAAGTTGATAGCATATTGTAGAACGTGATAAAGTCAGTGGCAAATTAATCGTAGAcgtgtgacaaagtcagtggcatataatggattctctctatCTCATATTTCTAGGCATGTAAATACAAGTCCTCTTGAGATAGACGCCTAAACATTTCACCATGTTCTTTCTAGCCTTAGTCTTACAAGTTATATGTTTCCTTCCAGGAATTCACTCTTTTCTGTTGTCGTATTTATCCATGTTTGATATgatgtagctttttttttcttctcaactaTAAAGTTTAATGCTTATGGTTCTATGCTCAATCATATGTACCATGACCCAGCATGGCTCTTTGTATGTGATATGGTTGCCCTAACGCAAGTATTACTTTGTATGAGAGTTTTCCTCCATAGAATCAACTTACTACAAGCTTTGTTGCCTAGGCAAACATTCTTCTAATGCAACTAATTTCCACAGCAACGTGCGGAGTATCTTCTAGTTAAACACATAGGGAAGACAAATTGATTTGAGATGATTAAAGGGAAGACAAAATGATTAATCATTAGTACATGCACACAAATAATTATACATAGACGAGAATAGAGTCTTGTAGCAACACACAAATACATATAGGATACATATCCATGACACTCATGGATATGTTACTTATTTTTGAAGGTGCAGACTCATTGCCACCTATCCATTATACACTTCATCTGCAATGGCTTCACGGATTGTATTCATCACTTCCTCGTTGTTAGGTGCGTCATACCAAACACGTAGGAGTGGAGCCTCCGGGATGTTGGGGTACCCATTGTATAACAGGTTTTGTGTCATGAAATGCGGGTCTGAACTGTCAAGCTTGAAGTTGTGGAGAGCAAACGTACAGTGTGTGATATTTGTCCGATCGTTCTGCCCAGGAAAGTAAGGTATTTCCCTAAGAATTCTCCACTAACTCTTGATAACTCCAAAGCTCTTTCCATTGTGTTACACAAAAAGGAGTGAATGTAGTTAAAAGTCTCTTCCTTTCCATGCGGTAGTGTTGCTTCTGAACCCTCAAAATCATCCAAGTGGTATCGAACATGCGGGTATGGAGGTAGGAATCCATACCAACTGGCATAACCCGAGCCCACGAGGAGATATTTGCTTGCACAAATAAAATATTCAGTTAATACCCCTATATGGCATTAACttgtttcattaaaaaaataaaagtgttgCGAACCCCATGGAAACCTTGGAAATACGTAGGGATAGCCTCGTACTACTTCTATGAGCACCCTTTAGTCGTGCATAGATCCTGGTCATCCCGCATCTATAAATATGACACGATCGTCCCATCCAATAACAACAAGAACATTCCTAGATTTGACATGGTGACGATTCCGTGTTGAATGGAATCATCAAATACCACAATAACAGGAATGTGTCCCATCCACTGAACCTGCCGCACCAGCAAATGGCTGGAAGGCCTCATCTTGCATGACACGGTTATCCACTCTAGCAAAGTTAGGATCTACATGCGCTTATTTATGTCAATTGCCATTGCATAGACAACATTAAGCACTCTATGGAAATATTTCGACACAGTAGATCGTGAATGGACCATCCTATTATTTGTCGACCGATTAGAATAGCCACCTGCCATGTTGTATAGGAATATTCCAAGTGCTCCCATAGGGTATATCTCAATTGTTCCGTGAAGGTTATACCGATTAGTGAGTAGCCCAAACAAAGCATGAATCTGATCAGCCCTCATTCGAAATATAGCTTGGCACTGAGCTGCATTGGACTTGTTTCCATCATTCATTCCATCTCGAATTGTTGCGGGACCCGCCTTGCGGCCTTACCACACAGTTTTGCCTCCAAACTAGCAACCAACATATCAAGAATGCAATCTTCCTCTTCACTGAAGTATCCATCCTTTGAAGCATTTGTTCTTTCAGACGAAGTGCTCAAGTTCCCATAGCATTATATGACAAAATAAACATGGTTAAGGTACAAGTATGAATGGTGCTAATAGGTTTTAACTTTATTATCGTTCAACTATAAACTTAGTCACgatgaaaaaattataagacaGTATAGAAAATTTCAGAAAAGATGGAATACGGATAAAGAACAAATGAGGTACGAAATACTTAAAATATTAGCACATGTCAAGTAAAATTCGTCACAACATAATTTATTCAATCAGTGCAACTGATAGCTCAAATTAATGGTGCCGAAATTGTTAAACTAAACACTCAAATTAATAAGGCCTAGAACAATCACGTTTCTCGAAAGAAATCGAACAAGTTATTTAACGGACATCACAAGGAAAATTAGAGATGCATGACAAAGATCGCATGGCACCAGTACGATAATCACTGCCTTAAGAAATGTTAAAACATTTTAACATTGCTGCACCATCTGCTCCAACCGTACCATCATAACCTCTAGGCCCCCAAATCCACCTCCACCATCAAACCAGCCTCCAAATCCATTAGCACCACCTGAGCATGTTGGTGGTGGAGCAAACATAGTTTCTACCTGGTAGTGCGAGTGGATGAAGTACACACCTTCCTTTGGTGTGATGCAATCATCAATGAAGAACTCATGCAAATACCCATCACGAAACAGCTTCAGTGCCATGTGGTATAGAGGAACCTTCTTGGTGATGCCATCAGCCTTCAGTAGCTCCATGCAAGCTCTAGCACTTTTGGCTTGCCTCTGTTCCTCCCTTCTTTCTTTGCTCTCATTGGACTGCACCCTTAGGTCAGCCAACCTATTCAGAGCATCTCCAGTGGAGTCACCGCAAATATGCTTGCCGCTGCCACTAAAGACACTGACAGGGGTTACGATCCTTTTTTCCTTTACTGTGCCTCCTCATTGAAGAGGCTCCGGAGATGCATAAGTAGTGCCATCTGCATGAGGTCCTCAACATCGAGGATCTTAGCCTCCTAGGACACCTGTGACTGTGCCGGCTTGGACCTAGGCACACCAGAGCGGTTTAGCAGCACAGTTCTTCCTCTGTAAACAACATGATGCTCAGCGTTGAATCTGAGCGGTGCATTTCTGAATACACGTGCTCCTCTTCTAAGCTACACAAATTACAGCACATAGTTGGTTTAATCAGAAAATAACCACTTGTATGCATGTACAGATGGCAGGATATAGAAATGGCAGCACATGTAAACATGTAAGCATGTTCAAAACGGTAGAATCTGGAATCAAATACAGATAGGCACACATTTGTTATAACAAAGTATATAACAATAGCAAGTGAAAATACATGTAGTGCAGTTAGTGTACACATGGCAGCAACCATGTGTtgaagttaagaaaaaaaaaacggaagcATATCACCTTCTACCACAATACAACTGAGTAGTTAAAATAAGTGCACAAATATGCGTTCATAAATTGTAGATGCAGCAAGTTGGTACTTAAAAGAtaagttttatttgttgttgtcATTACATCCAAGATAAATTAAAGTTTTGCTGCAAATACAACACACAATTCAGTTATGTGGTTTGATCACGTTGTTGCTGGAAATATTGTTTTAGATATGTAACACATGCCAACTTTGCAAACAATAACTTCAGCTCCTAAATCTCTTGCTTAATACAGAATAATTCAAACATGTGCAAGTTCAATTATCAGTAACCCTCAACACATGGCACTAACAGGTCAGATTTTAATTACAACATGTCATGGCTGATCGCCTTGGATTATTTTGCAACCTATGCATGCTGCTCATTGTTATCATGATAAATACAGAACATTGCAGACATGTTCAAATTAAATGTGCTCTTGTCATCTACACATGGCATGAaaagatcatagtagagagatCAGAACATGTAAACTTTAATTCAGTACCCTAGACAGATCAGAAAACATTCAACATTCAATTTaatttgcagaaaaaaaaatatcattttttgtAATCCATACATTGAGCTCATACTTATCATTCTATGTACAAAAACATTGCACACAATCTGCAGATGTAATATCAGTTGTGAACTACACATGGCATGAAAAGTTCAtatttttctgtgtttttttgAGTGAACTACACACTTACAAGTTTCATTGTGTTTTTCAGAAACAAATGTCTAGGTTTGTGATGTATACATTCAGCTCAAAATTATCTTGGTATATACACAAGCATTTAAAACAACACACATATTTAATTATCAAATGTGGTGTACACATGGCATGAACAGATCATATTAGGCTGTTTTAAATTAAGGACTACACTTGTGACAAATATGGTGTACACATGGCATGAACAGAATATATTGTTAATAACATGGCATAATTAATCATAAATGTAGTTTGACATATCTAGGCATAGAACAAGTGGTCTGTAATGTCATGTACTTTGGGATCAACATTCCAAATATATGTATGATAGTTAATCATACATCTATACACCTATGTATAAAGTTTTGATACACTGGCATCTAGAGTATATCTATAAACCTATATATGCATGAAATTCTGCTACAAGTTTCAATGTAATTTTCAGATACAAATGTCAAATTTTGTAATCTATACTTTGAGCTCATAATTATCTTGGTATATATAGAAGTATTCTAAAGATATTGAAATTTAATTATCAAATATGGTGTACACATGGCATGAACAGATCATACTAGGTTGTTTTAAATTCAGTAAGACTACACGCATGACAATGAACATATGAACATATTGCTGATAACATGGCATAATTAATCATAAATATAGTTTGACATATCGCTAGGCATGGAACAAGTAATCTGTCATTCGAAATACTTTAGGATTAACATTCCAAATATATGTATGACAGTAAATCATACATCTATAGACCTATGTATGAATCATGCATGTAGAGGCCTATGTTTTGAACTATGCTACATCTGGTCTGTAATGTCATTCATCTAGAGGCCTATGTTTGTTAAAGCTCCTACTCTATATGGCTCTATTGATCCACTGATGGTGGTGTGTGAAGCATCtatgttttcaaatttgctaCATGTAATCTCTAGTGTCATGAACTTTAGGAAAAATTGCATGGCATGCGCAAAATGGAAAAATTGCAAAGTTAAACTATACATAACCCTTCCATCTGCTCCCACCATTCAGAGTTTACTTGGATGGAGCCAGTGTAGGGATCTTGCCCCAGATCGGTGGCCATTCATTCCAGCTAGGTCCATGTTTGGAAACGGTGGCGACAGTGGTCCCATAAGTTCTTCAGCTACTGCTTGTTCATGACCCTTCTCGTACATCTTGTTCTGCAGATTCATGTATCCTTGAGCTTTGGGGCAGCTGGAGGTGATGATGCAGCCCTCAATTTCTTCCATGCAGCTATCCAGGAATGCTTTCAGCTCCGCCTACGTCCAATGGGTGTGACCGCCAGCCATCTAACAACCCAAGTCAAGCAAGCAAGTAGGTTGAAAATAAAAGCTAGAACTTGTGCTTTACCTTTCTTAGGGCCTTTATAGTGCACCTACGTGGCGAGTTACCTCGTTTTCCAGCTAGGCCAAACTCTGacatggataaaaaaaaaaggtggtggCCTGGTAGGACCTGTATCTTTGCAAAGGTTTGCATCTCCTACCAAGGATCCGGTTTCCTCAGGCCCAAAAAGAAACTGTGAGTGGTCCCCTCTCCCATGTCGCGTGCTACTACCCTCAATTTTCCCGATTATTCCCCTATACGTCATCCCCCTGCTTGGCTCcaccgacctcgtcgtcgtcgattcGCCGGTGGGTCCACCACTGCCTCGGCTTCCTCAACCACCGCCGCGTCCTTGTGCGAGTGGGCTTGAGCGGCGTCCGGGAGTGGAGAGGCCCCGATAGGGATAGGAGAGAGGCCCGCGGTGGCGGAGTTTGTCGCCGAGGTGGGGGGAGTGGGGAGAGGCCGCCAGCGGCAGAGTTCGTCGCCGAGGTGGGGAGAGGACGGAGGCAGCGGCATCGCCGGTAAACTCGCCAAGGTTGATGGGTGGAGAAAATGGAGAGGAttgtgcggtggtggtgggtgccTGGGTGGGGTTGAGATTTGTATTATTTCCTCCACTGTAAGGTGttcattgtaaaatttgtaCTTCTTTCTAAATTGAGAAAAATATGAGGGCTAAAATCAAAAGTGGTAGGAGCTAAAACGAAAAATCGAAGTCACCCATAAGGCCATTTGCACTGTGGGGAACCAAAATTTGGACACAGTATCTTTAGTCTATGTGGCAGTTTTAGGTTCTTCAAATGGGTAGCTTGCATTACTACTGCCCTTGGTGCTACGAGTCGAGCAAGTCCCAATCGAGTGAAGATGCAACTTTGGCCAGAGTGAGGCGGCAGACCAGCTGCAAGATAGCTTCATGGAACTTTGCAGCGATGATGATGAGTGCTCGCGCTACGGCTGGATGTCGTCTTCAGCTGTGGCGGTGTAGCTGGCGTCGGATTGCAGAGACTTGGATGAACCCTGAGAGGATTTCAGATCTAAAGCCACCTCTCGCCGTTTTGCCGAAGTAAATGGCAACTGCGGAGAGGATATCAAGGGCTCGGTGGTGGAGTGCTGGAGATGAAGCTTCCGCTTCACGCCTTTGGATGCCATGGCAGGATCCATAGGATGGCTTAATATAGCTATGAGTTCAAGTCCCCCTCTCCACCAATTTTGGCAATGGCGCCTCCTTGGATGCCGGATGGGACGTGAATCTCCGGCCCTATTCGGCACGAGAACTCACCAGAGCAGCAGACGCGTGCGGGAGAGGCTGATGCACTGTCGGTGGAATCGACGCCGCGTCGATGCTTGCTGCGACTGTGCCTCTCGTTTTTTCTCCACCTCCAATGCGCTAATATTCGATCTAAGTGCTTCTcccctactccctccgtctcaaaaaaaactcaacctagaagGGGATTGTACAGGTTCATTATTCTAGGAGGGGTCACATTCTGTtataggttgagttttttttttatggagtttATGTGCCTGGCAACCCTCCTGCCCAATGAGCCATCGACGTCGAGCGCATGGTCTACCGCTTGCACGCCGCTCAGGACAAGCAGGAGCCGATGCAGATCTCGATTCGCCTCCGTGACCAACGGTTGCTTTAGTGTTCggaggagaaagaagagggaCTCCGCAAGAACAGGTGGAGAAAGCAATGCACGAACGAGCGACCGAAAGCTATCCACGCCGTCACCCTCACGGTTGGCTTGAACAGTAACTCAACAGGCCAGCCCATCTCGCGGTACCGAGATTATTGCACCATCTTAATTTCAGCCCATCCGAATCCCAGCTTTCCAACGGGCCCAAAAAAATGGTCCAAACCACCGCATTCCAGAATGTAATTCACCAGGTGTATACCATTGCCAATGCGCAAGCTGAGCAGATCATGATCAAATGCATAGCAATGATCTAACCAGTAGTATCAGACTATCATATAGTACTAATCATTCAACTGCATTCAAAATGAGCTGGCCATGAAATCAGTCTCACAATTTTCCATGGTTTAATCAGAGAAACCAACTCGGCAGACAAAAAAGGGTATCGGAACTGACATTAAGTTTTGATCATCCATAATTTAGTAACAGCCCAAATCTCCTAAAAGGTAAAGCAACTAGCAACACCATTCTCTACTCAGCTGCTGCAACCTCCCCTGCCACCGCCTCGTCAGTCTCAGCAGGCCTGTCCAGCTTCATACCGACATCTTCCTTGTAGTCACCGTGTACCTGTAAAACCAATAAAAACCACATTTTCTCAGAATCTATACTCCTTTTAAACAAGGGCAATGGTGCCACCAAGTatagtattatttttatttcccaCCTACTCCATCATGTTTTGTACCAACTATCCAAACTATCCATGATTCTATCATATTTCATCTGTAACAACATCTACAGGAATGAAATTGTCCCAAAAACCTCActattaattagatttaatccaCAGAAAAGCACAGGTGTTTGGCTAGTAAAGTTACGTACACACAGGAACTAGGAGTGGAAAAATAACATCTGGCACTACTGAGGACATCAAGAGGCAGCATACTGAGGCCAATTTGTGTTGGCTGCCTTCAACGTTATTTGAGGCTGTTAACAAACATGTTTTGTACTTGGACGCCATATCATGTTTAAATTTACTTGCTACATTCTGtgacagtaaaaaaaagaactccgGCCAGGTCATTTAGCACCCCTAATACTTGAGTAAGTCTTGCTTCCAAATCAACACTACAGTACAGCACTATTTACAGAAGGCAAGCCCTAATATAAGGTTTGAGCTAATATTGGCTGCCTAAGAGCACAAAATTGCCTAGGAATTTTTTATCAGGAAAAATTATCTAAATGCATAATGTCATAAACCCTAAAATATATTGTTAAAACTCGGTATTGCAACATCTTACACTAAAAGTTAGTATTCAACACAAAGCAAAATCCTGAACTAAGTATTTTAGGGCAGCCAGGTTATAGCAGGGGAGTTAGTAAACATAGTTGATTCCAACACATAGCAAATATACTAGATAGATTTTCTAATAAGATTCCAAAGCCAATAACCATGCTAATACATTTCTCAGAAGAATAACCAGGAGCACTAAAGGCATCTAGCTAGGCATGAGAATAAGGTTCCTCACCTCCATCAACTTCCCAAGATCAAACTTCGGTGCCTTCAAGATCTTCACCTTGCGGATGAACACATTTTGGAGAGGGAATATACTTGAAGTTGACTTCTCGATCTCCTTTCCAATGACTTCAGGGATGAATTTTGAAACCAGTTCTTTCAAGTCACATGTTGATGCCTGGTTGGCCATGATCTCAACCATCTTCCGGCGGATCTTCAAACAGTGGACAAAAATAAAGTAAACAACAAGAACATACCTCATCTCAAAAAACAAGAACTTACCTAGTACAGAACATGCAAAAAAGTATGACAAAACTTTTACCTGCCGGATCTGGCTAGCCTGAGCGTAACAGGTACGCTTCACCTGATTTGGGCGGCGCTTGGTGAAACCAATGCAAAACAGGCGGAGCATGTAGTTATCTGTGGTCTTAACATCCACATGGGCTTCAATCAATGTTTGCCATTTCTTGACCAAGGACCTAAGCTTGTCCGTGGTAAAACTCATGCCCTAGAGAAAATATGTATTGGTTTAGACTACATAGGACAAAAGGGATCACAGATACAACACAAAAGGATTAATGAACAATCAATGCCCATTCTTACCCAGAAATTCGTGAGGACATTCCTCCCCTGAACATCCTCAGCACGAAGTCTAACCTTCCTGTAAGCCTGATCCTCGTCATTCTGAAGATCCGCCAAGGAGACTTCAAAGACACGATGCTTGAGACCCTCAGATGCAATCTAGAAAATAATTTCATGAATAATAATCAGCAACAGACATAGTGCTGTAAAAAATTCAGATAACCTTAGGAAGATTGCACAAAGAAATATCTTGCGTATTTAAACATCAGACTAAAATATCTAATTAGTGAGAACACATGATAGTGTTACTGAAATCAAGCATTTGATGTATGACGCATTAAAGGCAGCAAACATTAAAGGCAGCAAAAAGGTTACTCCAAGTACATCTCAGCAAGAATCAATCACCTCAagaacttatatatatgattagtGTTCATCAAATGAAATGAAACATTCCATGTATCAGCCATAAAAATCTAGGAGAGTAGAACAAGTACAGCACAGAAGAAATCTTGCCAGAACTCCCACATTTGCATTAACGAAACAAACTTCTAGCCAAAACATAAAAATGCATCAAGACATTACAATCACAATAACTACATCAACGCCAACATTAATCCCTTAGCCTACTCAGATATAGAATGACGCAGCCACGCAGATCCAAACAGATAGATTCCGCACATGTACTCACAGACAGTGATACAAAATGAAAGCATGGATCAGATCGCGGATTGAGGTTGACGGGCGCGAATGgggaacgaacgaacgaacctTGGTCCCCTGGGTCCTGGAGACGAGGGTCTTGCCGATGTTGCGGACGGAGAACACGGTCGGCGCCTTGATGTCGTACCAATCCTTCTTGGAAAAGGGATCGACGCTGCACCCACacggagagagaaaaagagaagaaatccCAAATCAGAATCCCCCAAAAACCCCAAGCAAGAACAAGCAGCTCAGAGAGGACGAGAGGTGTGGCGCCCACACCGCCCGCGCGCAAGCAGCTTACGTCTTCTTCTTGCTGCCCTTCCTGCCCTTGGAGATCCTCTTGTTCTTGCCCACGGCCATGGctgctcctccctctcctccggggttagggtttgggagtgagtggcggcggcgcaggtgggagaagaggaagaagaggcgaaACCTAGTGGCCTGGGTGGGGTTTTGTAAGGGAGGGGTGGCTCGATCGGACGGCTGGGATGTGCCAAGCCGCAACACGAACTTAGCCCAGCTTGGTCGAGCTCGGCTCGGTGAAGCTCGCAAGCGTTACAAGTAGGAAGAAGAGGGATTTCATTCGGCTCGATTTCCAGTCGAGAGCCCAGCAGAAAACGAGTTTGCAACAAGCCGAGCTCAAGTAGCTGAGCCTGGAGGCCCATTTGGAGTTCCTTTTAACGTGTGATGGTTTAAGCCCAAGTATGGGAATCAGACTTATATTTAGGGTCTAATATGGATTTTTTAATGTGTAGTCTGATTATAGTTGTATAcataatttggttttttttattgatcttCCTTTAGCCCTTTGCTTGGACTAGAGTGAAATATTATAATTGAACTATATTTGTTGTATTTGAATTATCTCCCCTTTTATAATTCGTCATATATTGCTTGTGTTTGTAAATTGGTATTTGATTAGCGAATTAAATTGGTATTTGATTCCC
This region includes:
- the LOC127764171 gene encoding 40S ribosomal protein S3a-like, whose protein sequence is MAVGKNKRISKGRKGSKKKTVDPFSKKDWYDIKAPTVFSVRNIGKTLVSRTQGTKIASEGLKHRVFEVSLADLQNDEDQAYRKVRLRAEDVQGRNVLTNFWGMSFTTDKLRSLVKKWQTLIEAHVDVKTTDNYMLRLFCIGFTKRRPNQVKRTCYAQASQIRQIRRKMVEIMANQASTCDLKELVSKFIPEVIGKEIEKSTSSIFPLQNVFIRKVKILKAPKFDLGKLMEVHGDYKEDVGMKLDRPAETDEAVAGEVAAAE